The Campylobacter sp. MG1 genome includes the window CTGCCTGTTCTACATTATTTAAATATCTATAAAAATTAGCCAAAGAATAACAAGCTACTGAATTATTTTTATCACATTCTTCTTCGCTTATTTTTGTAAATTCATCAATATTTTTTAAGGCTTCTGTTGATATAACATAGCTATTTGACCCTTGTTGACAACCATACACATCGCCTAAACTACAAGCTCTTAAATAGAATTTAAGTCCATCAATAGGATTAATATTTTGTGCTAATTCTATACAAGAATTTGATACACCACCTTCACAAGCTTTTAACAATTCTTCTTGTTTAAATTTTTTATACTCTTTTTTATATAAATATGCATAATCATCACAAGCCTCAAAAATATCTTTATCGCACGCTTGTTTAAATAATTGTTCAGCTTTTTTAATATTTTTACTAGTACCTAAACCAAGAAAATACATTTTTCCTAAATTTGCACATGAAATATCATCTTTTAAATCGCAAGCCATATTGTAATATTTATAAGCATAAGTATAAGATTTGTTAGTTCCTAGTGCAAGCTCATTCATTTGTCCTAATCTATAACAAGCTTTAGCATCATTATTTAAACAAGCTTTTTTAAAACTTGGATAAGCTTTTTTGAATTCCCCTTTTTGAAATAACGCCTCACTAGCAAATAGTGTTAAAGTAAAAGATAATATTAATAATAATTTATTCACTTAAGCTCCTTAATTAAATTTGTAACCATTATATAATCTAAAAATTAAAACAAGGGTTGCATCTGTAGGAGTATAGTTGAAAAATGATTAACGATTATAAAGCAACCCTTAAAAAACAAGGAATGACAAAATTATACAAAATAATTATTAAAATTTTATTAAAATAATAAATTTTATATAAAATTTTAAGAATAATTATTTATTTTTATTTAATTTTGCATTAAAAATATCATATTCACTATCATAATCTTTAGTAGTAATATTAAAAAATCCTAACAAAGAACTAAATAAATTATCTTGAGATAATTCTAAATTAAGTTTATCCTTATTAATATATTCTTCGTTTTGCCACAAAATAGCTGGTATATGAATTTGCTCTTTTGGTGCTAAATAATATGGCATTCCGTGTAAATAAAATCCATTTTCACCTAAGCTTTCTCCATGATCACTTAAATAAAATAATACTTTTTTATCTGCCTTATCATTTTGTAAAATTTTTATTAAA containing:
- a CDS encoding tetratricopeptide repeat protein; translated protein: MNKLLLILSFTLTLFASEALFQKGEFKKAYPSFKKACLNNDAKACYRLGQMNELALGTNKSYTYAYKYYNMACDLKDDISCANLGKMYFLGLGTSKNIKKAEQLFKQACDKDIFEACDDYAYLYKKEYKKFKQEELLKACEGGVSNSCIELAQNINPIDGLKFYLRACSLGDVYGCQQGSNSYVISTEALKNIDEFTKISEEECDKNNSVACYSLANFYRYLNNVEQAEKYYNISCKLDNKESCTSLGILYMELKKVEDSVKNFEYSCDKLNDGFACARLGYIYEEGLNTQGMKIDKNLSKSKKYFQKSCELGFTKSCEK